The Myxococcales bacterium genome includes a region encoding these proteins:
- a CDS encoding sulfatase-like hydrolase/transferase yields MFKPTSRSTMLRVALCALALAACKSSKTTTEPGAPAPTASADNTAPPAPQRVSVRPKLRTVRPLLAEAPRAELDVDGLFVDMGTAEQHKYTRGGWGTGWGDNGSRDGATFGRALASNTALDVELMRPATSLVVQARSDVPGQKVTLYLDGKAIASADVGSDFAAVVFPFSSPVEAGRHSLRLLFKQPGDVRAEVNWLHLPVDATAKAPLAVPRVMPIKVGQSPKRALVAPSSRTYGFYVQPPKGARLVFDYGSTVDTTFMVRVATDGAVPAELWAGKATSSWNEAEVDLSAYAGKAIRLELATTGAQGVTGWGEPELMVRPEDLAEPLALEAPTPPKNVVFLLIDTQRADVFDAFNPNNGVSTPAYDGLAAKSLVFTKAYDNENWTKPSVATSLTGVYPVTHDTKSDSASLPEGLEMASQKFKSEGFTTAGFVANGYVSDKFGFDKGWDMFRNYIREGRKTDAENVFKDALAWLEERKPEERTFLYIQTIDPHVPYRTDETYTKPYFAEAYKGKLGPSIEAEEQIALSKTPDKFTDEDRRWVRAQYQAEVTYHDTMLGNFLKALEDKGRLSDTLFVITNDHGEEIGDHGRWGHGHSLYEELLRAPLLMHHPALFKAGQFQDVVEHVDLVPTLVDAMGLSPMKGADGMSLLPALRGEPVQWPLYAVAEFQEAKRALRVGDWKLIRSTGSLRELYDLANDPGETKDVSKEHPIALRLTEVHMGEAAANPRKRQRLDDAATRQRFTAGRANIDPEMRRQLEALGYFGE; encoded by the coding sequence CCGTGCGGAGCTCGACGTGGACGGCCTCTTTGTCGACATGGGAACGGCCGAGCAGCACAAGTACACGCGCGGCGGCTGGGGCACGGGCTGGGGAGACAACGGGAGCCGTGACGGCGCGACGTTTGGCCGGGCCCTGGCGTCAAACACGGCGCTCGACGTCGAACTCATGAGGCCCGCAACGTCTTTGGTGGTGCAGGCCCGCAGTGACGTTCCAGGCCAGAAGGTCACGCTGTACCTCGACGGAAAGGCCATTGCCTCGGCGGACGTGGGCAGTGACTTCGCCGCGGTTGTTTTCCCTTTCTCATCGCCGGTCGAGGCGGGGCGCCACAGCCTACGGCTCCTGTTCAAACAGCCAGGAGACGTCCGCGCAGAGGTGAACTGGCTTCACCTTCCGGTTGACGCGACGGCGAAGGCCCCACTGGCCGTCCCTCGCGTGATGCCCATCAAGGTGGGTCAGTCTCCCAAACGGGCCCTGGTGGCGCCGTCCTCCCGGACCTACGGGTTCTACGTTCAACCTCCCAAGGGCGCGCGCCTGGTGTTCGACTATGGTTCCACCGTCGACACCACATTCATGGTGCGGGTGGCGACCGATGGCGCAGTGCCGGCCGAGCTTTGGGCCGGCAAAGCCACCAGCAGCTGGAACGAGGCCGAGGTCGACCTGTCCGCTTACGCGGGCAAGGCCATTCGCCTCGAGCTCGCAACGACGGGCGCCCAGGGCGTCACGGGATGGGGCGAACCCGAGCTGATGGTGAGACCGGAGGACCTGGCCGAACCCCTGGCGCTCGAAGCACCCACGCCCCCGAAAAACGTGGTCTTTTTGCTCATCGACACGCAACGGGCCGACGTGTTCGACGCGTTCAATCCAAACAACGGCGTCTCAACCCCCGCCTACGACGGCCTTGCCGCCAAGAGCCTGGTGTTCACCAAGGCCTACGACAACGAGAACTGGACGAAGCCCTCCGTGGCCACCTCGCTGACCGGCGTCTACCCCGTCACCCACGACACCAAATCCGACAGCGCCAGTTTGCCCGAAGGCCTGGAGATGGCCTCTCAAAAGTTCAAGTCCGAAGGCTTCACCACCGCCGGTTTCGTCGCCAATGGGTACGTCAGCGACAAGTTCGGCTTCGACAAGGGCTGGGACATGTTTCGGAACTACATCCGAGAGGGCCGCAAGACCGACGCCGAGAACGTTTTCAAGGATGCGCTGGCATGGCTCGAAGAGCGCAAGCCGGAGGAGCGAACCTTTCTCTACATCCAAACCATCGACCCGCACGTGCCTTACCGCACCGACGAGACCTACACGAAGCCGTATTTCGCGGAAGCCTACAAGGGCAAGCTGGGCCCCAGCATCGAGGCTGAAGAGCAAATCGCGCTTTCGAAGACGCCCGACAAGTTTACCGACGAGGATCGCCGGTGGGTGCGGGCTCAGTACCAGGCGGAGGTCACGTACCACGACACGATGCTGGGCAACTTTCTCAAGGCCCTCGAAGACAAGGGCCGCCTTTCGGACACCCTCTTCGTGATCACGAACGATCACGGCGAGGAGATCGGCGATCACGGGCGCTGGGGGCATGGGCATAGCCTCTATGAGGAGCTGCTGCGCGCGCCCTTGTTGATGCACCACCCGGCGCTGTTCAAGGCGGGCCAGTTCCAGGATGTCGTCGAGCACGTGGACCTGGTTCCCACCTTGGTCGACGCCATGGGGCTGTCACCCATGAAGGGAGCCGATGGCATGTCGCTGCTTCCTGCGCTGCGGGGTGAACCGGTGCAATGGCCGCTCTACGCCGTGGCCGAATTCCAGGAAGCCAAGCGCGCGCTGCGTGTTGGCGATTGGAAACTGATTCGCAGCACCGGCAGCCTGCGCGAGCTTTACGACCTGGCCAACGACCCTGGCGAGACGAAGGACGTCTCGAAGGAACACCCCATCGCGCTGCGCCTGACGGAGGTGCACATGGGCGAAGCGGCAGCCAACCCGCGCAAGCGACAGCGGCTCGATGACGCGGCCACGCGCCAGCGCTTCACGGCCGGTCGCGCCAACATCGATCCCGAAATGCGTCGACAATTGGAAGCGCTCGGGTATTTCGGAGAGTAA
- a CDS encoding alkaline phosphatase family protein, whose product MPLVTAALHPAPRLRPWLATCAALGALLIAGPAEAYVGPGAGIAIATTALAFVVSLVLAIFGLLLWPLRYVYRLVSRKRPPRPARVKRVVLIGLDGLDPELVQRFMDAGRLPHMKRLAAKGAFSKLRTTFPAMSPVAWSSFATGVNPAKHGIYDFLVRDPNTYLPDLSSAEVKGPKRHLSLGRYRIPIGPPQIRLLRKSKPFWKILGQYQVPCSILRVPITFPPESFEGTLLSAMCVPDLEGTQGTFSYFTDCGDVGDAIGGKRVSVKVEAGERVHANLEGPANPFLKDGRKLALPFSVALERGRSRATLRICGIKHLLEVGKFSEWVPLTFPLLTGPLGIVGPKLRGICRFRLLEVKDRFRLYVTPLNIDPENPVMPISHPKFFATFLAKLYGRYATLGLAEDTWALNEQVLDEDAFLEQAWANHAEREAQFFEMLARTPRGLITCVFDGSDRISHMFMRYLDEGHPAMANDQSSSADRERYAKVIEDTYARLDEMVGRVLTDVSIDDPRNLVAVISDHGFKTFRRGVNLNSWLLANGYLALKEGHATSGEWFRHVDWERTRAFALGLGGIFLNVVGREAQGQVEAAAAPLLAEEIARKLTGLVDGDLGQVAIREAYPSHKIYKGPYAEDAPDLVIGYAAGWRASWEGVRGVVNATIFDDNTKAWSGDHCIDPELVPGVFICNHKLLPADHEPAISDLAPTLLDLFGIPAPRYMDGKSLVPAQ is encoded by the coding sequence ATGCCCCTCGTGACAGCTGCCCTTCACCCCGCGCCTCGGCTCCGCCCGTGGCTGGCCACCTGCGCGGCCCTGGGCGCCCTGCTCATCGCCGGCCCCGCCGAAGCCTACGTGGGGCCGGGGGCAGGGATCGCGATCGCGACCACCGCGCTCGCCTTCGTGGTGAGCCTGGTCCTGGCCATCTTCGGCCTGCTGCTCTGGCCTCTGCGTTACGTATACCGCCTCGTCTCCCGCAAACGCCCCCCCAGGCCCGCGCGCGTGAAGAGGGTGGTGCTCATCGGACTCGACGGTCTGGACCCGGAGCTGGTGCAGCGGTTCATGGACGCCGGGCGCTTGCCCCACATGAAGCGGCTGGCGGCCAAAGGCGCGTTCTCGAAACTCCGCACCACCTTCCCCGCCATGTCGCCCGTGGCCTGGAGCTCGTTTGCCACAGGCGTGAACCCAGCGAAACACGGTATCTACGATTTCCTCGTGCGCGACCCCAACACCTATCTGCCGGACCTGTCTTCGGCCGAAGTGAAGGGCCCCAAGCGGCACCTCAGCCTGGGCCGCTATCGGATCCCCATCGGGCCGCCGCAGATCCGCCTGCTGCGCAAGAGCAAACCGTTTTGGAAGATCCTGGGCCAGTACCAGGTTCCTTGCTCGATCTTGCGCGTGCCCATCACCTTTCCGCCCGAGTCGTTCGAGGGCACGCTTCTTTCGGCGATGTGCGTGCCCGACCTCGAAGGCACGCAGGGTACGTTCAGCTACTTTACCGATTGCGGGGATGTGGGCGACGCCATTGGGGGTAAACGTGTCTCCGTGAAGGTGGAAGCCGGGGAACGGGTGCATGCCAACCTCGAGGGGCCCGCCAACCCCTTCCTGAAAGACGGTCGAAAGCTGGCCCTCCCCTTCTCCGTGGCGCTCGAGCGGGGCAGAAGCCGCGCCACACTGCGCATCTGCGGAATAAAACACCTTCTCGAGGTCGGGAAGTTTTCGGAGTGGGTACCGCTGACCTTCCCGCTCCTCACAGGGCCGCTTGGGATCGTGGGGCCGAAGCTTCGAGGCATCTGCCGCTTCCGTTTGCTGGAGGTCAAGGATCGGTTCCGCCTGTATGTCACGCCGCTCAACATCGATCCCGAAAACCCGGTGATGCCCATTTCGCATCCGAAGTTCTTCGCAACCTTTCTGGCCAAGCTCTACGGACGCTACGCGACGTTGGGGCTGGCCGAAGACACCTGGGCACTCAACGAACAGGTCCTCGACGAAGACGCGTTCCTCGAACAGGCATGGGCCAATCATGCCGAGCGCGAGGCTCAGTTCTTCGAGATGCTCGCGCGGACACCCCGAGGCCTCATCACCTGCGTGTTCGACGGTTCCGATCGCATCTCGCACATGTTCATGCGCTACCTGGACGAAGGTCACCCGGCCATGGCCAACGACCAGAGCAGCAGCGCGGATCGGGAGCGCTACGCCAAGGTCATCGAGGACACCTATGCGCGCCTCGACGAAATGGTGGGACGCGTGCTCACTGACGTCAGCATCGATGATCCGCGCAACCTGGTTGCCGTGATCTCCGATCATGGTTTCAAGACGTTCCGGCGCGGTGTGAACCTGAACTCCTGGTTGCTCGCCAATGGCTACCTGGCGCTCAAGGAGGGGCACGCCACATCAGGTGAATGGTTCCGCCACGTGGACTGGGAGCGCACTCGCGCCTTCGCCCTCGGGCTGGGCGGCATCTTTTTGAACGTCGTGGGCCGTGAGGCTCAGGGCCAGGTCGAAGCCGCGGCCGCCCCGCTGCTGGCCGAAGAAATCGCGCGCAAGCTCACGGGCCTGGTGGATGGCGATCTCGGGCAGGTGGCGATCCGTGAGGCCTACCCGTCACACAAAATCTACAAGGGGCCCTACGCCGAGGACGCACCCGATCTGGTCATCGGTTATGCGGCTGGATGGCGCGCCTCCTGGGAAGGTGTGCGCGGCGTGGTGAACGCCACGATCTTCGACGACAACACCAAGGCCTGGAGCGGCGACCACTGCATCGATCCCGAGCTGGTGCCCGGTGTGTTCATCTGCAACCACAAGCTCTTGCCTGCCGATCACGAACCTGCCATTTCCGACCTGGCACCGACGCTGCTCGATCTTTTCGGCATCCCAGCCCCTCGCTACATGGATGGAAAAAGCCTTGTGCCCGCCCAGTGA
- a CDS encoding alkaline phosphatase family protein: MGLGLGLLSVVLMGSGCRKPVVLEGRPHDKKLVVLGIDGMDPNLVRQYMARGRLPHLERLAKRGTFTSLATTNPPQSPVAWSSFITGMHTEGHGIFDFVHRDVEAMGPYLSTSRADEPTVLALGSFVLPLDAPEMKLLRHGDAFWQLLEQHQVPAFVHKIPANFPPAPTEDAVSSSDMGTPDLLGTYGTFQVITSGSDFKPNEVKGGIAQVAHKDGAGVWRSQLDGPPSPFSNSGKPMQVPVSVAVDGTNAVVTVGGTDVVLAQGEWSGWVPVAFSPGVLAGDLHGMVRLFLKSARPNLLVYVSPINLDPLHPAMPVSSPPAYVEKLAAEVGRFFTQGMAEDTKALSAGVLTDEEYVAQALGVFDERMRLLERTLGDFNGGLYFFYVSSIDLISHMFWRSLEPDASAEDARHAHVIPEIYEKVDAAIGRVLDRVGPETPVIVMSDHGFTSYRHKVHLNTWLAHHGYLALADKPGPGPLGHIDWDNTQVYALGLNQVFLNLAGREPRGVVPALERDQLLARLSRELLAWRHDETGQRVVTKTATPPPGEFGRLAPDLLVGYNRGYRSSDESATGMLTSEEIERNTGKWSGDHCIDPAHVPGVIFSSRTPLAAQPGLVDLAPTILRYFGITPPAGMAGQDLWAAPH; encoded by the coding sequence GTGGGTTTGGGCCTTGGCCTGCTGAGCGTCGTGCTGATGGGCTCGGGCTGTCGTAAGCCCGTGGTCCTCGAAGGACGCCCTCACGACAAAAAGCTCGTCGTACTCGGCATCGATGGCATGGATCCCAACCTCGTGCGCCAGTACATGGCCCGAGGGCGCTTGCCTCATCTCGAGCGCTTGGCCAAGCGCGGGACGTTCACGTCGCTCGCCACCACCAACCCTCCGCAAAGCCCGGTGGCCTGGTCGAGCTTCATTACCGGCATGCACACGGAGGGACACGGCATCTTCGATTTCGTGCACCGTGACGTGGAGGCAATGGGCCCTTACCTCTCCACATCGCGGGCCGACGAGCCCACCGTGCTCGCGCTCGGCTCTTTCGTGTTGCCGCTCGATGCGCCCGAGATGAAGCTGCTCCGCCACGGGGATGCCTTTTGGCAACTGCTCGAGCAACACCAGGTGCCGGCCTTCGTGCACAAGATCCCCGCAAACTTCCCTCCGGCTCCAACCGAGGACGCCGTGTCTTCGTCCGACATGGGAACGCCCGATCTGCTCGGCACCTACGGCACGTTCCAGGTCATCACCTCCGGCAGTGACTTCAAACCGAATGAGGTCAAGGGAGGCATTGCCCAGGTCGCCCACAAGGACGGCGCGGGCGTCTGGCGTAGTCAGCTCGATGGCCCCCCCAGCCCCTTTTCGAACAGTGGCAAGCCCATGCAAGTGCCCGTGAGCGTGGCGGTCGACGGCACGAACGCCGTGGTGACCGTGGGAGGCACCGACGTGGTGCTCGCGCAGGGAGAGTGGAGCGGCTGGGTGCCCGTTGCATTTTCGCCAGGGGTCCTGGCCGGTGACCTTCACGGGATGGTGCGTCTTTTCCTCAAAAGCGCACGCCCCAATCTGCTCGTGTACGTGAGCCCCATAAATCTCGACCCTTTGCATCCGGCGATGCCCGTTTCGTCACCACCGGCTTACGTCGAGAAGCTGGCGGCCGAGGTGGGGCGCTTCTTCACTCAAGGCATGGCGGAGGACACCAAGGCCCTGTCGGCAGGCGTTCTGACGGACGAAGAATACGTGGCCCAGGCGCTGGGTGTGTTCGACGAGCGCATGCGCTTGCTCGAGCGCACGCTGGGTGACTTCAACGGGGGCCTCTACTTTTTCTACGTGTCCTCGATCGACCTCATTTCCCACATGTTTTGGCGATCGCTCGAACCCGATGCCTCAGCTGAGGACGCCCGCCACGCCCATGTGATCCCCGAGATCTACGAAAAAGTCGACGCCGCCATCGGCCGCGTGTTGGACCGGGTGGGCCCCGAGACGCCCGTCATCGTCATGTCCGACCACGGCTTTACGTCTTACCGGCACAAGGTGCATCTCAATACCTGGCTTGCGCACCATGGGTACCTCGCGCTGGCGGACAAGCCCGGTCCTGGGCCGCTTGGACACATCGACTGGGACAATACGCAGGTCTATGCGTTGGGCCTCAACCAGGTTTTTTTGAACCTTGCCGGTCGCGAACCCCGTGGCGTGGTGCCTGCCCTCGAGCGCGATCAGCTCCTCGCCCGCCTCTCCCGCGAGCTTTTGGCCTGGCGTCACGACGAGACGGGGCAGCGGGTCGTGACGAAGACCGCGACCCCGCCGCCCGGTGAGTTTGGCCGCTTGGCGCCCGATCTGCTCGTGGGCTACAACCGCGGGTACCGCAGCAGCGACGAATCTGCCACTGGCATGCTGACGAGCGAAGAGATTGAACGCAACACGGGCAAGTGGAGCGGCGACCACTGCATCGATCCGGCGCACGTGCCCGGCGTCATCTTCAGCAGCCGCACACCGCTGGCCGCGCAGCCCGGGCTGGTCGACCTGGCTCCGACGATCCTGCGGTACTTCGGCATTACGCCACCTGCAGGCATGGCGGGCCAGGATCTCTGGGCCGCGCCGCACTGA
- a CDS encoding SDR family NAD(P)-dependent oxidoreductase, with translation MTLDGMTKALLLLGGAGIALSRIKRARRRLDFAGRSVVIAGGSRGLGLAIARQLVDEGADVTLLARDRSELDRATNELEERNPRTIPLGLVCDVTDRAQVDEAIRFVAESHGRIDVLLNVAGVIQVGPWEQMAVEDYENAFAVHFWGPLHTMRAVIPHMSKRGLGRIANISSVGGAVGVPHLLPYASSKSALIGLSDGLRAELVTRGIRVTTVVPGLMRTGSHVKALFKGQQEKEYAWFATADATPGISLAADKAARRVIEAVRFGDFHVAIGWPARMAELMQGLAPGFTAAALALGNRLLPGPSGAPGADVAVPGGQTEAHRQAEARGSVLTANADQAIGMMNQDPQRSS, from the coding sequence ATGACGCTCGACGGAATGACGAAGGCTTTGCTCCTTTTAGGGGGTGCAGGCATAGCTCTATCTCGGATCAAGAGGGCACGGCGGCGGCTTGACTTCGCCGGGCGCTCCGTGGTGATCGCCGGCGGCTCGCGCGGCTTGGGTCTCGCCATTGCACGCCAACTCGTCGACGAGGGCGCTGACGTGACGCTGCTGGCGCGGGATCGCAGCGAACTCGATCGCGCCACGAACGAGCTCGAGGAGCGGAACCCGCGGACCATCCCCCTGGGTCTCGTCTGTGACGTGACGGATCGTGCCCAAGTCGACGAGGCCATTCGTTTCGTGGCCGAGAGCCACGGACGGATCGACGTTCTTCTCAACGTCGCAGGTGTGATTCAAGTGGGCCCGTGGGAACAGATGGCCGTGGAGGACTACGAAAACGCCTTCGCCGTGCACTTCTGGGGACCTCTTCACACCATGAGAGCCGTCATCCCCCACATGAGCAAACGGGGGCTCGGCCGCATCGCGAACATCTCCTCCGTGGGCGGCGCCGTGGGCGTACCGCACCTTCTGCCTTATGCGAGCAGCAAGTCGGCCCTGATCGGGCTTTCCGATGGATTGCGTGCGGAGCTCGTCACCCGAGGCATTCGCGTGACGACCGTCGTGCCGGGACTCATGCGCACCGGCTCACACGTCAAGGCGCTGTTCAAGGGTCAGCAGGAAAAGGAATACGCGTGGTTCGCGACAGCCGATGCCACGCCAGGCATTTCGCTTGCCGCCGACAAAGCGGCCCGCAGGGTGATCGAGGCCGTTCGCTTCGGTGATTTTCACGTGGCCATAGGGTGGCCCGCGCGGATGGCGGAGCTCATGCAGGGCCTGGCGCCCGGCTTCACGGCCGCTGCCCTGGCCTTAGGCAACCGTCTGCTCCCGGGCCCCTCAGGAGCGCCGGGCGCCGACGTTGCCGTGCCGGGCGGACAAACGGAGGCACACCGGCAGGCGGAGGCGCGCGGATCGGTGCTCACCGCGAACGCAGACCAAGCCATAGGCATGATGAACCAGGACCCGCAACGGAGTTCCTGA
- a CDS encoding DUF2892 domain-containing protein, translated as MERRKRGSRAKNVGTAERSVSVALGAVLAWSGLRRSGLARLIMLGGGGFLGVRGATGHCPVFSRFGLDTSPQARSEGFTLRRAVTVGCAQEDARSAWLDLVTGPETSGSAELSLLRQADAVIAEDELSGLISWRHENGYPRRSGSVRFTPAPGDRGTEIHVQLRTVPSKSWISAVARPLLRQSVDVKLGQELRRIKQIIETGAPSTARRRGQALTPRDPYPPVATPPVFEEVNP; from the coding sequence ATGGAACGAAGAAAAAGGGGCTCACGTGCGAAGAACGTCGGCACGGCTGAGCGCAGCGTCAGCGTGGCGCTGGGCGCAGTGTTGGCGTGGTCAGGGCTCCGTCGGAGCGGACTCGCACGTCTGATCATGCTTGGCGGCGGGGGCTTCCTTGGTGTGAGGGGAGCTACGGGCCACTGTCCGGTGTTTTCCCGCTTTGGACTCGACACGAGCCCGCAGGCCCGAAGTGAGGGCTTCACGCTCAGGCGCGCGGTGACCGTTGGCTGTGCGCAGGAAGACGCCCGGAGCGCATGGCTCGACCTTGTCACGGGGCCCGAGACCAGCGGCTCGGCCGAGCTGTCGCTCTTGCGGCAAGCCGATGCGGTCATTGCCGAGGACGAACTTTCGGGCCTCATCAGCTGGCGGCACGAAAACGGCTATCCACGTCGCAGCGGCAGCGTACGCTTCACGCCGGCACCGGGAGACCGTGGCACTGAAATCCACGTCCAGTTGCGAACCGTGCCGAGCAAGAGCTGGATCTCTGCCGTGGCGCGGCCGCTGCTGCGTCAGTCCGTGGACGTGAAGCTGGGACAGGAGCTTCGTCGCATCAAGCAAATCATCGAAACGGGCGCGCCTTCCACCGCACGACGCCGTGGGCAGGCCCTCACGCCAAGAGATCCGTATCCGCCGGTGGCGACGCCACCCGTATTCGAGGAGGTGAATCCATGA
- a CDS encoding glutathione-dependent formaldehyde dehydrogenase, with translation MKAVVWRGKRNVQVETVNDPELVDSRDVILEVTRTAICGSDLHLYDGYMPTMEKGDILGHEFMGHVVDMGPDVRNLSLGDRVVVPFNIACGQCFFCKTDLWSLCDNSNPNAWVTDKVYGQPAAGLFGYSHMMGGYAGGQAEYVRVPFADVGCLRIESDLDDDKVLFLSDIFPTGYMAAENCNIKPGQIVAVFGCGPVGQFAIQSAWLLGAERVIAIDDVPERLEMAQTAGRAEVINLQSEGVLEQLRDLTGGRGPDACIDAVGLEAHGSSQIDGGTYDRVKQTLRLETDRAAALRLAIMACRKGGTVSIPGVYGGLIDKFPLGAAFGKGLTLKMGQTHVHRYMRGLLDVIERGTVDPSFVITHRVPLESAPKAYETFVHKRDKCIKVVMTPGAA, from the coding sequence ATGAAAGCGGTCGTGTGGCGCGGAAAGCGCAATGTTCAGGTGGAAACGGTGAACGACCCGGAGCTGGTGGACTCCCGAGACGTCATCCTGGAGGTGACGCGTACGGCGATCTGCGGCTCGGATCTTCACCTGTACGACGGATACATGCCCACGATGGAAAAGGGCGACATTCTGGGTCACGAGTTCATGGGCCACGTGGTGGACATGGGGCCGGACGTGCGGAACCTCTCGCTAGGTGATCGCGTGGTGGTGCCGTTCAACATCGCTTGTGGGCAATGCTTCTTCTGCAAAACCGATTTATGGTCCCTATGTGACAACTCGAACCCCAACGCGTGGGTCACCGACAAAGTCTACGGCCAACCGGCCGCGGGTTTGTTCGGTTACTCCCACATGATGGGTGGCTATGCTGGCGGCCAAGCCGAGTACGTGCGCGTGCCTTTCGCCGACGTGGGATGCCTGCGGATCGAAAGCGACCTCGACGATGACAAGGTGCTCTTCCTGTCCGACATCTTCCCCACGGGGTACATGGCGGCCGAGAACTGCAACATCAAGCCGGGTCAGATCGTCGCGGTGTTCGGCTGTGGCCCGGTGGGCCAGTTCGCCATTCAGAGCGCCTGGCTGCTGGGGGCAGAACGGGTGATCGCGATCGATGACGTTCCTGAACGTCTGGAGATGGCGCAAACCGCGGGCCGGGCAGAGGTGATCAATCTGCAAAGCGAAGGGGTGCTGGAACAGTTGCGGGATCTCACGGGCGGCCGCGGCCCCGACGCGTGCATCGACGCGGTGGGGCTCGAGGCTCACGGGAGCTCGCAGATCGACGGAGGCACTTACGACCGCGTCAAGCAAACGCTGCGGCTCGAGACGGACCGTGCGGCGGCGCTGCGCCTTGCGATCATGGCCTGCCGAAAGGGCGGCACGGTATCGATTCCGGGGGTGTACGGAGGCCTCATCGACAAGTTCCCGCTGGGGGCGGCGTTTGGAAAGGGGCTCACGCTGAAGATGGGACAAACGCACGTTCACCGCTACATGCGGGGGTTGTTGGACGTGATCGAGCGCGGCACAGTGGACCCATCTTTCGTGATCACCCACCGCGTTCCCTTGGAAAGCGCGCCCAAAGCCTACGAAACCTTCGTCCACAAGCGCGACAAGTGCATCAAGGTCGTGATGACACCAGGCGCGGCGTGA
- a CDS encoding sulfotransferase — MPLADTAAPPPPETLPVFVVSGLPRSGTSLMMRMLELGGLPVLTDGERAADVDNPRGYYELERVKRLKADSSWVQGAEGHVVKVISQLLPDLPPSHRYKVVFMRRHLDEVLASQKKMLAHRGEDNPSQDQEMKELFIQHLDETERWLRQAPHVEVLYLNYTRVMTEPLAQSLRLARFLDVPVSAEKMASAVEPSLYRNRV; from the coding sequence ATGCCCCTCGCCGACACCGCCGCTCCGCCCCCTCCTGAAACCCTTCCCGTGTTCGTCGTGTCCGGGCTTCCGCGCTCAGGCACTTCGCTGATGATGCGGATGTTGGAGCTCGGGGGGCTGCCCGTGCTCACCGATGGCGAACGGGCCGCCGATGTCGACAACCCCCGTGGTTACTACGAGCTCGAGCGCGTCAAGCGGCTCAAGGCCGACAGCAGCTGGGTGCAAGGCGCCGAGGGACACGTGGTGAAGGTGATCTCACAGCTGCTCCCCGACCTGCCACCGTCGCACCGGTACAAGGTGGTGTTCATGCGCCGCCATCTCGACGAGGTGCTCGCCTCGCAAAAGAAGATGCTGGCGCATCGGGGGGAGGACAACCCGTCGCAGGACCAAGAGATGAAGGAGCTCTTCATCCAGCACCTCGACGAGACCGAGCGCTGGCTGCGGCAAGCGCCGCACGTGGAGGTGCTCTATCTCAACTACACGCGCGTCATGACCGAACCTCTCGCGCAGTCCCTCCGCCTCGCCCGCTTTTTGGATGTGCCCGTGAGCGCCGAAAAGATGGCCAGCGCCGTCGAGCCGTCGCTCTACCGAAACCGGGTGTGA
- a CDS encoding VOC family protein codes for MPELMTCVWFDHGEASKAAKLYADTFPNSHVGRVNLAPGDFPGGKEGSELTVEFTVMGQRFIGLNGGPNFKPNESMSFVVVTETQEETDRYWNAIVAGGGSESACGWCKDRWGFSWQITPRRLLELTTGSNRDEAKRVFDAMMTMTKIDIAALDAAARNT; via the coding sequence ATGCCTGAACTGATGACCTGCGTATGGTTCGACCACGGTGAGGCCAGCAAAGCGGCCAAGCTTTATGCGGACACCTTTCCCAACAGCCACGTCGGCCGTGTAAATCTAGCTCCCGGTGACTTTCCTGGAGGCAAAGAGGGAAGCGAGCTGACGGTCGAATTCACGGTCATGGGTCAGCGCTTCATAGGTCTCAATGGCGGCCCCAACTTCAAGCCCAATGAGTCTATGAGCTTCGTGGTGGTGACCGAAACGCAGGAAGAGACCGATCGCTATTGGAATGCCATCGTTGCAGGTGGAGGGTCCGAGAGCGCGTGTGGATGGTGCAAAGATCGATGGGGCTTCTCGTGGCAGATCACCCCCAGGCGTCTACTGGAGTTGACGACCGGCTCCAACCGCGATGAAGCCAAGCGTGTCTTTGACGCGATGATGACCATGACGAAGATCGATATCGCGGCCCTCGACGCCGCGGCCCGCAACACATGA
- a CDS encoding DUF1428 domain-containing protein: MSYIDGFVIAVPTANKQEFIDHARLGDEVFMELGALRVVECWGDDVPPGKVTDFRRAVQATEEESVVFSWIEWPDKATRDAAYEKMQDWMNNPEKADPRMDPNKNPMPFDGKRLIFGGFSPLVDLSKKA; this comes from the coding sequence ATGTCGTACATCGATGGTTTCGTGATTGCCGTCCCGACGGCGAACAAGCAAGAGTTCATCGACCACGCCCGGCTGGGTGACGAAGTGTTCATGGAGCTCGGGGCGTTGCGTGTCGTCGAGTGCTGGGGCGACGACGTGCCCCCGGGGAAGGTGACCGACTTCCGCCGTGCGGTTCAAGCCACCGAAGAGGAGTCGGTCGTGTTCTCGTGGATTGAGTGGCCGGATAAGGCCACGCGCGATGCTGCCTACGAAAAGATGCAAGATTGGATGAACAATCCAGAAAAGGCCGACCCACGGATGGACCCGAACAAGAACCCGATGCCCTTCGATGGCAAGCGGCTCATTTTCGGCGGGTTTTCTCCTCTGGTGGATCTATCGAAAAAAGCCTGA